Within Wyeomyia smithii strain HCP4-BCI-WySm-NY-G18 chromosome 2, ASM2978416v1, whole genome shotgun sequence, the genomic segment TCATGCTTCGCATGGTTATGCGTTCAACTTAATTTTTGCGCATCCCGTCCGACgtatggtttcaaatgatctttAAATTACCTACCCGATATATTCGAACGTTTACTAATGTATAACTCCTGTCGGCAATAATTAATTCTCGGGTTCTTCAATTCTTGGTTCAACCTTTACATTTTAGGCCGTCCGTTCGTGAACTACACCAACAATGCAAGGGTGGGAAATAACTGAATCACATACTAATAAAAATTATATCACCTTTTTATTATCTTGCGTTTGTAACGCATAAAAAAATAACCAGTGCGTGTATACCGACTTATCTTAAAAGTTCCTTTATAAAAATTACTTTCGTTGCATGCCAATATCCTATCCCCTAAAGCTGATTTTAATCGTGAGCGACATTTTCCAAATAGTTTTACAAACTAGATTTCATGAATGGCTTGAGGTACATATGGAATGATTTATTTACTGGTTCCTGCAAGTATACAATattgaaaatgttttgaaaaagtaGCATTAAATTAACTTTACCTGATTAAGAGGACTTTTCTTCGCTTCCTCAAACAAACGCTCATATACATTGCCATCGTAAGCTCCGAGGGCCGATCCCAACACTACGTCTGGAATGTCAAATGAATCTACGATTCCGATAGCGTTCGGACGGATAGCAGCCAGTGAATCTTCTAGCTTTTGCTGTAACCTGGTAATATCGCTTTCCGATATTGTTGTAAACTAGAtaataagaaaacaaaaaaatttattcGTTGATTCAAAAGCAATTTCTCTCACTTACTCTCAGAAGATCTCCTACCGCCTTAATGGCTTCGTCATATGCATACAGTTCATAAATATCTCGCAAAACGCGCGTTAATTCCGGTGTCGCCGTCGCGCACGCTTTTTCAATCATATCATATCCAGACTGCACAAGGAAAGCACGACAATGTGCGTCTACCGTATGAGTCAACTCTAGTGAGGTAAGATTGACTGCTTCCTCTTGACTATAGCCAGCTTGCTTCCGTTGCTCAATATGTTCAGAAGCCAAACGTAATTTACTGTGTAATTTCCAAAATTCTTGTTACAAATGCGCATATATAATGTATATAAAAATGACTGCTTACCCGGCAGCAATAGTTTGCAAACTTTTTATTATACCCGGTACTGAGTCGTTCCAGGTTTGACGTCTATTTCGACTGGAAATAAAACTTTTCAAATAATCAACTGTTGGAACTAGTTCCTGTCCCTTTTGAGCTTGAGTCCAAACTTTGAGTAAGTATCTAAAGCAAACACCGAAAAGTATGACAACCAATAATCAAAAAGGAAGTGTTGATAACATACCGAGCAGTTTGCAAGAGAAGAACAGTATTTTCACCCTCATACGTACAGGCAGCTGTTACCATACCGTAAGTTCCGAAGAGATTGGCGCAGGTCATATAACCGTGGCCACCACAAGCCAATCTACAAGTCTCCACCGCTTGAGCGGCATCAGCGGTGCAGACAGCCTTAAGACAACAAGCAATGGCATGCAGCTCAGGCAGTCGTTCCAAATCACCTTTATCCAGTTCAGAGGTTACTTGATTGTACATCTCCCATAAGTTATCCGATGTGAGCTTAAATATAATACTCTTGGCGATAGCTGGGAATAGCTTATACTGTTGCGTAACGTGGTCGATGATTTGCACTTCAGGTTGACTGTTAAGGTAGATAAGATAAACCATCAAAGTAGATTTCGAGCAAACGAATTTTACTTACTCGGGATTGATAACACTTTGACGACGTACACAAGAATATCTTGTGGCTATTGTGACTGCTTTAGAAAGATAATTAGCCATATCCCTTACGATGACCACACGTACGAACATCATCGTTCCGTAAGTCAATACCGATGATGGTGGTTTTACAAACGTTCCATCCTCATGTAATTGAGCATTTTTCATTAACATGTTGGTTCGTGGAATACGAACATTTTTAAATCCGAGGAAGCCATTGTTAACCCCATTCATGCCCAGTTTGTTTCCAATTTCTCCAATTGTGATACCAGGTAAAGGCATATGAGTTTCTTCGTCGCGAAGCTGTACAATGAATGGATGAATTCCGTGACAGTGACCTTTGGAATATAATTGGGCAATGACTATGCAATAATTGGCAGTGTGACCCACTGAAACAAAATATCTCGATCAATCTATAATGAACCAGGTACTGCATTCAATAGAACTTACAACCGCCTGGCCACCATTTGTATGATGAAAGCGTTGGACTGTTGATCACAACTTCTTTCGTCTTCTCATCATAGGTTGCTGTTGTTTCTAAACCACGAATAAACGTACCATGTCCCAACTCGGTTTGCGCGTAGGTACCAATAATGTTGCAATTCCATGCTCTCCCTATCCATTCTGCTTGCTGTTCTGGTGTTCCATGACCCATAATAGCTGGCAGGAACATAACAAAGTGTACTGCCAACGGGTTTCCTTCTCTGATAATCCCTGAACCAAGCAGTCCTCCCAGAAGAGCCCTATAATGGAAAACAATAGCTCATGTTTGGGTATACATAATGGTGCATATGATAGCCGGTTGTAACTCACATATAATTATCTACGCCATCCTTGCCCTGTTCTTGAAGTTTCTTCACTTTTCGAAAAATAAGAGTTGACTTGCGAATTGATTCCTCATATATTTCCTTATGCGATGCAAAATGCAAGGGAGTTTTATCGAAAAACTCCGGTTCACTAAGAAAAAATTTTTCtgcgtataaaaaaaaatgtttaatataAGTGTGCATTTACACATTTTTAATGACTCAATCTGTTACATGTATCAGTATTACTTTTTTCAATATGAAATTACGTACATTGCAATAAATATTCAATtgcataattaaaaaaaatagcttttcGTAGATTAGACCATTCGACAAAACCGCTCGAATATACCAGCGACAGCCTATTTAAAAATCTACTCAAAATCATATCCTAAAATATCATATTATATCCTAAAAGATAATAGCTCTGAATAAACAGTCTACTAAACTCAGATTTGACGTTTATCGTTTGAAACATAACTTTATCCAAAATCATATAAATTGAACAAAAACGAATAGCGTTAATACATTATGTATTAGGAGTATAACAATTAACGAGTCTAAGCTGCTTTGGGTTTGAATCTGGGCAAGTGCgggaaaaaaatattacctTAAAAATACAAGTACAaacacaataaaaacaaacggtGTCCACTGAACCGATTTAAATAGTTTTACATCTTATTTTTTGTAATATTATTAAAGTGTAATTGGAGTTGAATGGTCGATAATGTTATACAGCGCCAAACGTGATAGATGGGCTAACTAAACAGTCTAAAAATTCAATAACCTATTAGTCTTCCTGTAACACTACTTCGTACTCACCACGAAAGTGCTTTTCCTTCAATTTTGTCTCACCGCCTATCCACCAAAGAGTGAATTCTTCATTATTGAAAGAACATTTATTTCGTTCGATTTGTAAATCCTTGTTGACTTCTTTGCTAGGCATAGTGCGGCTATTCACTTTCTCTGATTACGCAAAACTAAACGTACTGAGAATGCTTTACGATGTGTAGCTGACCTCGATCGCAACTCTACCTCTATCTCGACtggaagcaaacaaaaaaacacgCTTTTACACTTAGACTGTTACTTTTATTGTTAAAACTCGTCAAGCAACTGAGTGCGCGAAGGCTTCTTCATGCGCTTAAACTGCTATAGATTATTTTCAAGATAATCAGTGTCAGCAGTTGAACTTTGGAATGTAATATACTTTCAGCAAGGGCTACGTGCTGAACacctatttttattattatatttactgatttttgtcatttaaATTTATTGTTACCTAATATATTAAGAACAAGCTGTAACACAACGAATGACTAACAAGCTttgttcaaaatgaaaaaaaaaacgtcacgCAGGTATGTTAGTTGGCCTTTGAACATTACATTACAGCATAAATGCATACTGATGCACACACCTATAAGTATGAATCATAGTGATGCATACTTATCTCTATCCCTAACACCTCTATCCCTCTCTATCCAATATTAATAGAGCAGAggtccaagtatgatgacagttctacaaggtatgctacatttttgtctatccacgcacactaacaaatctcgttatgaaaaatttcgcgttttgtatggaattcagaacatttttggaaatttctcgttttatgttgttttatatctgatttttttgattgaagagtgaatctccagttgaaacacacaagaaattgatattaatttagatttagtgtgaaaaattgcgactgTGGTGTGACGTTTCCGACAACGGAATTtacgtgaatttttagtatgcaaaaaaaagtcaatatggCGTCCAAAAAACTCCCAAGCTGCTTCAGCTAATTTTATATTGGAAAACACGCAATGTAAGTAGCCAGAATAATATTTAGATTAACAGGGGAAatatatacatttttcaaattttcagttggTGAATTCTTTTCGGACGATTGGAATCgtcaacggtcattttcgagcgGAACACCTCCTGCCGGTTGAACGGTCGACATCTTTCCGGCCATTCCTGTTTTTTCGGTTGGAATCTCGACTTTAAacaaataattattattatattatataattatatactaaaatatttgaaaataaattatatgtTTTATATGCGCTGTCTATTCTTTTTACTTAAAATTCTCGTAGATTCCATCTGAATAACACGTAGCAAGTACGTGAAAATCATGTGGGGTTTATGCGTTCTGTTTATGGTTTCACCTAAATATcacgtaaaaaggtacgtgaaaaTCAGGTTATAATTACCTGACCAACACGTAGACGATTGACGCTGAAGTTGACACTAACACACTAACACATGAACGGTTTTCGAGAAATCggcaaaagttacgtgaaaagaaggtggatgagaatcagccacttttcccggtaaattttacgtgcatttttttcagagtgtaccGCCGTTTTGGTGAAAATGTTGCATGCTTCCTATATGtaccacatccctgtcacgaacgtcatccccatacatttcgcttgaagccgtttttctctggctcgattatacgtcaaaaggctgtcagtgcttgcgaaacagccgattaagcaccgtccatgccagatcaactgttgctgcaagtggtgtgaagaaatgcaggaagcgaaaaacgattgttttgttttgaacgttttatggattttgtgcagaacataaatggtcacgttcaaacatgtttcaacacgttccggatagccctacattcaatatagttagaagcacgcgaaaaatccgtactgtaacacatgcggcacaatgaacagagcttatgaccatatttccaacagtagcgccatcatcatcggcggcagcttcaggaaactgttgccatgacatcggtctgataTGTACACGCCCAACATGAAATTCGATCAAAGCGCTCGGGGATATTACGTcacaaagtttgttttgaaaattgcagTGCGTTCATTTCTGTGAAGTTGACGAGGTGCAAGTTCTTGAAATGCCGTTTCGCTAAATaaaatcattatgaaatttCTTCATAGAAGAAAAGCAAAGTTTGCGTGTTCCCAGCACTTCAAACCGGAGGGCTTCGAATGCCGGTATCTTGTCGGTCATGGATAGGCAATAATCATTTTAAATACTTACTCTGGCCTTACtatcaaaaaaaattacagtgtTTCAGAAATCCAGAGACAACTATACGGAAGATCTCTTAAGAAGTGAGCTGGTGAAACCATCGCAAGAAAAGTTCGATTTATCGAATTGCATGAACGCATCTTTTGACTGGATTTACAATGGTGCGATAAATGGAGAGATACCTGTGTTTAGACatgttgaaaatatttaaaatgtctgtttcaaaattcaaaaagcaATTTCCCGAAGTGTCTCAAGAAGATATCGAAAAATATATTGCTACACGTATCAACATTAgattaaaaaacatgaaaacaatATTCTAGAGGGAAAGATTAACAAGTATAAAATAGTTAAGATAAGAGACCATGGAAGCCTTATCCGGTTAAAATCTATGTTAAATTTCGGCtggaaatttcaaattaaatctcTTGATGTTGTGAATAACCCGAATAATCTCTTTTGCTTATAACAGTTACTATTTACCACATATTTACAAATTGATCTCCAATATTACAAGCAAAATCTGTTCTCAAAAGTTGTATTTATTGCTTaaaattctgttttattaatATCTACCAGTGCGTTGTGATGAAACCTTCGACGTTGTGACGTAGAAGCTTTTAGGTTTGTTTACTATGATTTCGTTACCAAGCCAATCAAACTCCTTCTTTCTCCTAACCTGTCAATCTATTATCGTTGATCTCGATCGACGTTAATAATTGTCTCACTGAGCAGTTTAACTATTTGTAGCAGTAAAATAATGCAATCAACAACTATATGAAAGTATTTAAATTACCTGTTGTATCAATTGGTGACTATTATACTGCTGTTTTTCTGGTTTCCCTGTTTTCGATTTTACCGTACCATACCGTGCAATAAATATACAGAAACAACGAACAATAGATCATTgcatacaaaaaataatttcgcttttttgacattttctacgGGTTTGCTTACAAggtattaatttttttccattcaccgTTCAGTGATAAGAGTGAAAATGAACGATACGTGTTCGAAAAAGATCGAACAACTCTCCGCCTATGCGGATTTGTTACCACCAGGCAGTAAAGCCATTTTTAACAACACACTTCCGCATTTTCACTCGAGCCAAAAATTTTACAAGTCCACgtaaacaaacccgcgaccACTGTCAAAactctttctttctttttctttttttttttgacgtcacCGTGCAATGATCTACACGCTCGTTCAATTTTACTATTGATTAGAAAGTACTCACtttcgtattttgattcaaaatgtcaaaaaatgagtaatattgattaacgaaactgagtaactttCACCCAGTTTCCgtatttttctgttttgctcACTTTTGGGTAACCGTTCATTTTATATCAGTTTGCTGTAAACAAAAGCTAAGCATTTAATAGTTCCCTGTTTGTTTCGCTTATTCGTACATGGATTTAGTTTTGAAAGTACTGCAACGAAtagtttacaaaaaaataataatccgcTCTTTGATATATGAGCCACAAGTCAAataaggaaccattcaaatattacataacgcggaatttggcaagtttcaattcgggttattcgcgttgaaagagatttcgaaggctgttcgcacctacgtgaactctcgtatgtaattgtcaaaatgtgcgtgatgacaaaagt encodes:
- the LOC129721393 gene encoding probable peroxisomal acyl-coenzyme A oxidase 1, whose translation is MPSKEVNKDLQIERNKCSFNNEEFTLWWIGGETKLKEKHFREKFFLSEPEFFDKTPLHFASHKEIYEESIRKSTLIFRKVKKLQEQGKDGVDNYMALLGGLLGSGIIREGNPLAVHFVMFLPAIMGHGTPEQQAEWIGRAWNCNIIGTYAQTELGHGTFIRGLETTATYDEKTKEVVINSPTLSSYKWWPGGLGHTANYCIVIAQLYSKGHCHGIHPFIVQLRDEETHMPLPGITIGEIGNKLGMNGVNNGFLGFKNVRIPRTNMLMKNAQLHEDGTFVKPPSSVLTYGTMMFVRVVIVRDMANYLSKAVTIATRYSCVRRQSVINPDQPEVQIIDHVTQQYKLFPAIAKSIIFKLTSDNLWEMYNQVTSELDKGDLERLPELHAIACCLKAVCTADAAQAVETCRLACGGHGYMTCANLFGTYGMVTAACTYEGENTVLLLQTARYLLKVWTQAQKGQELVPTVDYLKSFISSRNRRQTWNDSVPGIIKSLQTIAAGKLRLASEHIEQRKQAGYSQEEAVNLTSLELTHTVDAHCRAFLVQSGYDMIEKACATATPELTRVLRDIYELYAYDEAIKAVGDLLRFTTISESDITRLQQKLEDSLAAIRPNAIGIVDSFDIPDVVLGSALGAYDGNVYERLFEEAKKSPLNQEPVNKSFHMYLKPFMKSSL